One genomic window of bacterium includes the following:
- a CDS encoding tetratricopeptide repeat protein, producing MKKPVLLSTILLFLIFNASSHAVTLLEYRLREIRDEYRHNSHEGTKKIEILWDEFPDVDDRLRIFLDLNHYYQKHSLDKLLINQGKWLLKKNIQSEKSRIWIITPIAETLAKQNDFNGAVTYYDKAFAIGCRIFGKNPRVLSREDFIKNGTEAVSLWGETAINASLVYARAGKFNDAYTVLNSAKAVIPDGAIKSGFKDIDYERTKIQILGLVQGKSKNALQALKLLNEGKPFFTIEPETIQTPEEKLCLMEKEYKLLSDLYLNTLIINPPCDLLTYKRIIANGRGTVYVLRRLLELFKNDDFCDDFEKKITDKLKESNMPHINLLFAEYYFNKKNYKEAAFYYEKVIKQGKNQIYRWPKYYPDLDSNGNYQSPHRPYLWVTCYERAKEQLKK from the coding sequence ATGAAAAAACCTGTTTTATTATCAACAATTTTATTGTTTTTAATTTTTAACGCATCATCTCATGCTGTAACTTTGCTTGAATACCGCTTAAGAGAGATCCGCGATGAATACCGCCACAATTCCCATGAAGGAACAAAAAAAATAGAAATACTATGGGATGAATTTCCTGATGTTGACGACAGGCTGAGAATATTTCTCGATTTAAACCACTATTACCAGAAACATTCCCTGGATAAACTTTTAATCAATCAAGGCAAATGGCTCCTTAAAAAAAATATCCAGTCAGAAAAAAGCAGGATCTGGATAATTACCCCAATCGCGGAAACACTCGCAAAACAAAACGATTTTAATGGAGCTGTAACTTATTATGACAAAGCGTTCGCAATAGGATGCCGTATTTTTGGGAAAAATCCCCGGGTTTTATCAAGAGAAGATTTTATTAAAAACGGGACCGAAGCTGTTTCTCTTTGGGGTGAAACCGCTATTAACGCAAGCCTGGTTTATGCACGCGCGGGAAAATTTAACGACGCTTACACTGTTCTTAACTCCGCGAAAGCGGTAATTCCCGATGGAGCTATCAAATCCGGGTTCAAAGATATAGATTATGAAAGGACAAAAATTCAAATACTCGGCCTGGTGCAGGGAAAATCAAAAAACGCCTTACAAGCCCTGAAATTACTGAATGAAGGCAAACCGTTTTTTACTATTGAACCTGAAACAATACAAACACCTGAAGAAAAATTATGCCTTATGGAAAAAGAATATAAGCTTTTGTCGGACCTTTATCTCAATACCTTGATTATAAACCCGCCCTGTGATCTTTTGACTTATAAAAGGATAATCGCAAACGGCAGGGGAACTGTTTATGTTTTGAGGAGGCTTCTTGAACTTTTTAAAAATGACGATTTTTGCGATGATTTTGAAAAAAAAATAACGGATAAATTAAAAGAATCAAATATGCCTCATATTAATCTTCTTTTTGCCGAATACTATTTCAACAAAAAAAATTATAAAGAAGCGGCCTTTTATTATGAAAAAGTAATCAAGCAGGGAAAAAATCAAATATACCGCTGGCCGAAATATTACCCTGATTTAGATTCTAATGGGAATTACCAGTCTCCCCATCGTCCGTATCTATGGGTAACTTGTTATGAACGGGCAAAAGAACAGTTAAAAAAATAA
- a CDS encoding PBP1A family penicillin-binding protein yields MKLSKNLSITIIGVFIFTTILSTIIFWYFFSLPDVRELENYQPIQATRIFDINNKLISEFFNEKRVVVPLKKMPDYFINAIIATEDHEFYKHWGIDMTSIARAFLKNMLAGEIVQGGSTLTQQLAKNLFLSSERTFIRKLKEVILTLQIEMHYSKKEILEFYCNQIFFGQGAYGAESASQTFFEKPVFKLNLAEAAYLAGFIQAPTLYSPYKNPKLAKKRQLFVLKRMLKANLISGEEYEKTKDKKVNFAPYKYRQNKAPYFTEYIRKMLEKKFDEKTLYEGGLSVYTTLDLRIQQTAEINFKKYIKEKNDALGKYEPRFPEKGQAIEEKIQKETGISDKKELLKYLDVNKLLWGTVKTAGKEKAVISLGWGVEGILPLDGIKWIKKQEFREFEEKKKTGFYRARITKVNDALAKNHLVRVKVTSVDNKKENIQLSLHQEQTLQGAVLAIEPQTGFIKAMIGGYNYAESPLNRAVQTKRQPGSAFKPFIYTAAVDMGFTGAKSVVDAPVTFPDNSRENEEWSPSNYYGIYYGPVTLRKALSLSLNIASIKLLQETGINKAIEYAKLLGIKSPLVPNFTLALGTSEVTLLEITSAYSIYANEGVHVEPMAIKMIKDVNGNILEKYNHIEHIALKEDVNYIMVDILQAVTKEGTGRSVRKIVERPIGAKTGTTDNATDAWFIGFTPDLALGIHISFDDRTSMGQHATGEEMTGPVWAYIMKDIYQDSEIRDFPIPKNIIFKEIDNQTGLLATPKCKEIVVQAFIKGTEPVKECDETQPGAENIPFRLLRGKKPE; encoded by the coding sequence GTGAAGCTCAGCAAAAATTTATCTATTACGATTATAGGTGTTTTTATATTTACTACCATACTGTCCACAATAATTTTCTGGTATTTCTTTTCCCTGCCTGATGTCCGGGAACTGGAAAACTACCAGCCTATTCAGGCAACAAGAATATTTGACATCAATAATAAATTAATCTCTGAATTTTTCAATGAAAAACGGGTGGTTGTCCCATTAAAAAAAATGCCGGATTATTTTATTAATGCGATAATCGCCACTGAAGACCACGAATTTTATAAACACTGGGGTATAGATATGACATCCATCGCGCGGGCTTTTTTGAAAAATATGCTGGCGGGGGAAATCGTCCAGGGGGGAAGCACATTGACCCAGCAGCTTGCGAAAAACCTTTTTCTGAGCTCCGAAAGGACCTTTATAAGAAAACTTAAAGAGGTTATTTTAACACTCCAGATAGAAATGCATTATTCAAAAAAAGAAATTTTGGAATTTTACTGCAACCAGATATTTTTCGGCCAGGGGGCATATGGAGCGGAGTCCGCCAGTCAAACCTTTTTTGAAAAACCGGTTTTTAAATTAAACCTGGCAGAAGCCGCATATCTTGCGGGGTTTATCCAGGCGCCAACTCTTTATTCACCATACAAAAATCCAAAACTCGCGAAAAAACGGCAGTTGTTTGTCTTGAAACGGATGTTAAAAGCAAATTTGATAAGCGGGGAAGAATATGAAAAAACAAAAGACAAAAAAGTAAATTTTGCCCCTTACAAATACCGGCAGAATAAAGCACCTTATTTTACCGAGTATATCCGGAAAATGCTTGAAAAAAAATTTGATGAAAAGACCCTCTATGAAGGAGGCCTTTCGGTCTATACAACCCTGGATTTAAGAATCCAGCAGACCGCTGAGATAAATTTTAAAAAATATATAAAAGAAAAAAATGACGCGCTTGGGAAATATGAGCCGAGATTTCCTGAAAAAGGGCAGGCAATAGAAGAAAAAATACAAAAGGAAACGGGTATCTCTGACAAAAAAGAACTTTTAAAATATCTGGATGTTAATAAACTTTTATGGGGAACTGTGAAAACCGCTGGAAAAGAAAAAGCGGTAATCTCGCTTGGATGGGGGGTAGAAGGGATTCTTCCTTTAGATGGAATTAAATGGATTAAAAAACAGGAGTTCAGGGAATTTGAAGAAAAGAAAAAAACAGGTTTTTACCGTGCCAGAATAACAAAGGTCAACGACGCGCTTGCTAAAAACCATCTTGTCCGGGTAAAAGTTACATCTGTGGATAACAAAAAGGAAAATATTCAACTTTCATTGCACCAGGAACAAACATTACAGGGTGCGGTATTGGCCATCGAACCGCAGACAGGTTTTATTAAAGCCATGATTGGCGGATACAATTACGCGGAGTCACCCCTTAACCGCGCTGTGCAGACAAAAAGACAGCCGGGCTCGGCCTTTAAACCATTTATCTATACAGCGGCCGTTGACATGGGATTTACAGGGGCCAAATCGGTCGTGGATGCCCCGGTCACCTTTCCAGATAATTCCCGGGAAAACGAAGAATGGTCGCCAAGCAATTACTATGGAATTTATTACGGGCCTGTTACACTCAGAAAGGCACTCTCGCTTTCATTGAATATCGCTTCCATAAAACTTTTGCAGGAAACCGGAATAAACAAAGCGATAGAATATGCAAAGCTCCTGGGAATAAAAAGCCCGCTTGTCCCAAACTTTACCCTGGCCCTCGGGACATCCGAGGTCACACTCCTTGAAATAACATCGGCGTATTCTATCTATGCCAATGAAGGCGTCCATGTTGAACCGATGGCAATAAAAATGATAAAAGATGTTAATGGGAACATACTGGAAAAATATAACCATATTGAACATATTGCCTTAAAAGAAGATGTAAACTACATCATGGTTGATATACTGCAGGCGGTAACAAAAGAAGGGACCGGCAGGTCTGTCCGCAAGATAGTCGAAAGGCCGATAGGCGCAAAAACAGGGACAACCGATAATGCCACTGACGCATGGTTTATAGGTTTTACACCTGACCTCGCTCTTGGTATCCATATCAGTTTTGACGACCGGACATCCATGGGACAGCATGCCACAGGTGAAGAAATGACGGGCCCCGTCTGGGCATATATAATGAAAGACATTTATCAAGACTCGGAAATCCGCGATTTCCCCATACCGAAAAATATTATATTTAAAGAAATTGACAACCAGACAGGATTGTTAGCCACTCCGAAATGCAAAGAGATAGTTGTGCAGGCATTTATCAAAGGCACTGAGCCTGTTAAGGAATGCGATGAAACCCAGCCAGGCGCGGAAAATATACCGTTCAGGCTGCTGAGGGGAAAAAAGCCGGAATGA
- the rlmN gene encoding 23S rRNA (adenine(2503)-C(2))-methyltransferase RlmN, which yields MIELPVMDLSNLADILKQYPNYRSRQIKKALFLDLIEDWMDITTLPFDLRKKLNEECRLSIKGSFFESHDKSAIKAAITLKDNIRIESVLMKSRDGRNTVCVSSQAGCSLNCSFCATGRLGFKRNLEMFEIIEQVLFFARLLKKENKKITNIVFMGMGEPFLNYDNVLNTIKLLNEKDGFNLGARHFSISTVGIPGGIKKFSNENLQVNLAISLHAPSDDLRSKIIPANKKYPINAIISCVDEYIKKTNRRVMFEYIMIKDFNDSVECAKKLSVLMKKPLYFINLITYNPTGKTLKPSKGERIKIFKEILEKEGIAVTQRFRFGEGLDAACGQLVYKE from the coding sequence ATGATAGAATTACCAGTTATGGATTTATCAAATCTAGCCGATATTCTCAAACAATATCCGAATTACCGGTCAAGACAGATAAAAAAGGCATTATTCCTTGATTTAATTGAAGACTGGATGGATATAACCACCCTGCCATTTGACCTTAGAAAAAAATTAAACGAGGAATGCCGGCTTTCCATTAAAGGCAGCTTCTTTGAATCTCATGATAAAAGCGCTATCAAAGCCGCAATAACCCTAAAAGACAATATCCGGATTGAATCAGTTTTAATGAAAAGCCGTGACGGACGGAACACGGTTTGTGTATCATCGCAGGCCGGCTGCAGCCTCAACTGCTCATTTTGCGCGACAGGGCGGCTTGGATTTAAAAGAAATCTTGAAATGTTTGAGATTATTGAACAGGTTTTGTTTTTCGCAAGGTTACTGAAAAAAGAAAACAAAAAAATCACAAATATTGTTTTCATGGGAATGGGAGAGCCTTTTCTGAATTATGATAATGTCTTAAACACAATAAAGCTTTTAAATGAAAAGGACGGGTTTAACCTTGGAGCCAGGCATTTTTCAATTTCGACGGTGGGAATTCCCGGGGGAATCAAAAAATTTTCGAATGAAAATTTACAGGTAAACCTCGCCATATCGCTTCACGCGCCATCTGATGATTTACGTTCAAAAATAATCCCGGCAAATAAAAAATACCCGATTAACGCAATTATTTCCTGCGTGGATGAATATATTAAAAAAACCAACCGCAGGGTAATGTTCGAGTATATAATGATAAAAGACTTTAACGATTCCGTTGAATGCGCGAAAAAATTATCCGTTTTAATGAAAAAACCGCTTTATTTTATAAACCTGATAACTTATAATCCTACAGGAAAAACGCTAAAGCCCTCTAAAGGCGAAAGAATAAAAATATTTAAAGAGATTTTGGAAAAAGAAGGTATCGCAGTAACCCAAAGGTTCCGTTTCGGAGAAGGTCTTGACGCCGCCTGCGGACAGTTGGTATATAAAGAATAG
- the glgX gene encoding glycogen debranching protein GlgX, with translation MPEKLKHRTNKKLSGGKYYPLGATLQKDGVNFAIYSQHADDIFLLLFDDPAGEPADIIKIEHREKNVWHVFVHGLKKGQLYGFKIRGEFDPAKGMRFNENKLLIDPYSKALTGKFTNENNLLFGYDADSLDKDLSKDNRDNSHIVPKSIVMDEHFDWQNDSRPDIPFDKLIIYEVHLKGFTAHSSSGVKHPGTYLGFIEKIPYLKGLGINVVEFLPLQEFYTEDFLIKKGLTNYWGYNTIGFFSPESSYSSKSYPGCQADEFKILVRELHKAGIEVIMDVVYNHTGEGNELGPTICFRGIDNLTYYCLKGKKEEPYRSYTNYSGCGNSLNLANQAVIELIMDSLRYWVNIMHVDGFRFDLATILGRKDGLFQKTASFFDAISQDPVLNRVKLIAEPWDLETYQVGNFPPDWSEWNGKFRDTVRKFGRGDKGQVRDLSLRLTGSSDLYGDDGRSPYHSINFITCHDGFTVNDLVSYNHKHNELNFENNKDGLTENFSWNCGIEGETDDVNVVCLRKRLIKNYFCYLLFSLGTPMILGGDEFLRSQKGNNNAYCQDNEISWFNWELILKNKDIFDFCRKAILFRKKHIILQNRKFMEKLYDGLIIKWYGNDGREPVWGNHDARILCYILDGIFFICNADSFLQYVKLPCCSANKRWHRVIDTSLPGSEDFLDGGKEILIKPDDYYLVNPRSIVVLIAG, from the coding sequence ATGCCTGAAAAATTAAAACACAGAACAAATAAAAAGCTATCCGGGGGAAAGTATTATCCGCTGGGCGCCACATTGCAAAAAGACGGTGTGAATTTCGCAATTTATTCCCAGCACGCGGATGATATATTTCTGCTTTTGTTTGATGACCCCGCTGGCGAACCGGCGGATATAATAAAAATTGAACATAGAGAAAAAAATGTCTGGCATGTTTTTGTCCATGGATTAAAAAAAGGGCAATTGTATGGTTTTAAAATCAGGGGTGAATTTGATCCCGCAAAAGGCATGCGGTTTAATGAAAATAAACTTCTGATTGACCCTTATTCGAAGGCATTGACAGGCAAATTTACGAATGAAAATAACCTGCTTTTTGGATATGATGCGGATTCTTTGGATAAAGATTTATCGAAAGACAATCGTGACAATTCTCATATCGTTCCAAAATCAATCGTGATGGATGAGCATTTCGACTGGCAAAATGATTCCCGGCCGGATATCCCTTTTGATAAATTAATAATTTATGAAGTGCATTTAAAAGGGTTTACCGCGCATTCCTCATCGGGTGTTAAGCATCCCGGCACATATTTGGGTTTTATTGAAAAAATTCCTTATCTCAAAGGCCTTGGGATAAATGTAGTTGAATTTCTTCCTCTCCAGGAATTTTATACGGAAGATTTTTTAATCAAAAAAGGGCTTACTAATTATTGGGGGTATAATACAATAGGTTTTTTCAGCCCGGAATCATCTTACAGTTCAAAAAGTTATCCGGGATGCCAGGCGGATGAGTTTAAAATTCTTGTCCGTGAGCTTCATAAGGCAGGGATTGAAGTTATAATGGATGTGGTTTATAACCATACAGGCGAGGGGAATGAATTAGGCCCTACAATTTGTTTCAGGGGAATAGATAATCTTACATACTATTGTTTAAAAGGGAAAAAAGAGGAACCTTATCGTTCATATACAAATTATTCCGGGTGCGGAAACAGCCTTAACCTGGCTAACCAGGCAGTTATAGAATTAATAATGGATTCTCTTCGTTACTGGGTCAACATAATGCATGTTGATGGTTTTAGATTTGACCTGGCAACAATTTTAGGACGTAAAGACGGTTTGTTTCAAAAGACCGCATCTTTTTTTGACGCAATTTCACAGGACCCGGTTTTGAACAGGGTGAAACTTATCGCGGAACCATGGGATTTAGAAACATATCAAGTGGGTAATTTTCCTCCTGACTGGTCCGAATGGAACGGGAAATTCAGGGATACTGTCCGAAAGTTCGGAAGAGGAGATAAAGGACAGGTAAGGGATTTAAGTTTAAGATTGACAGGTTCTTCCGACCTATACGGGGATGACGGGCGGTCTCCATATCACAGTATTAATTTTATAACATGCCATGACGGTTTTACCGTGAATGACCTTGTTTCATATAATCATAAACACAATGAATTAAATTTTGAGAATAATAAAGATGGCTTGACTGAAAATTTTTCATGGAATTGCGGTATCGAGGGAGAAACTGATGATGTTAATGTTGTTTGTCTCCGTAAGCGGCTGATTAAAAATTATTTTTGTTATCTTTTGTTTTCACTGGGAACACCTATGATACTCGGGGGCGATGAATTTTTACGCTCACAAAAAGGAAATAATAATGCATACTGCCAGGATAATGAAATAAGCTGGTTTAACTGGGAACTTATTTTAAAGAATAAAGATATATTTGATTTTTGCAGGAAAGCAATTTTATTCAGGAAGAAACATATTATTTTACAAAACAGAAAGTTTATGGAAAAACTTTATGACGGGTTGATAATAAAATGGTATGGAAATGACGGACGGGAACCTGTGTGGGGCAATCATGATGCCCGGATTTTATGCTATATTCTTGATGGTATTTTTTTTATATGTAATGCAGATAGTTTTCTGCAATATGTTAAACTTCCCTGTTGTTCCGCCAATAAAAGATGGCATAGAGTTATTGACACAAGCCTTCCAGGCAGCGAAGATTTTCTTGATGGCGGTAAAGAAATACTGATTAAACCGGATGATTATTATTTAGTTAACCCAAGAAGTATAGTTGTACTAATTGCCGGGTAA
- a CDS encoding IPT/TIG domain-containing protein — protein MKLKITFMFLLFFSGRFRILHAEAPVIESVTPQTGSMTSATEITITGNKFDSSCRVYVEAGGPYMTGYMETKGWACGVYVSGNYAYVADAWAGLQIIDIGNPFEPKKVSMIDTPGCACGIYVSGNYGYVADWDKGLQIIDISNPVNPRIVSAIDTNGYAVKVYVSSNYAYVANENNGLQVIDISNPSKPNIISKVEIIGNITGIYITGSYAYVSDKDTGLYIIDISNAINPFINSQINTPGYASGVYVSGNYAYIADDVAGLEIINIVNPANPSIEGRINIQGHAVGISKAGNYVYVLERESGLQVIDISNPSKPNIVSKFNIEGAREIFISGNFGYIVEGIGLKILNIGNPISPNIINIVETDDKDSHIATKKLKSDINKLKFEVTGAVKTGGNAVGVHAAGKYVYVADWKTGFKTIDVSNPSNPVIRGSVQTDYAWEIYIYGYYAFVADGMSGLKIINISNPDNPAIVGSVSTGGNAIGICVEENYAYVANEGQEIKIIDITDPENPVVSASIDTPGYTNGLYILDKFLYVADGDNGLVVIEISDPANPVVKSSINLSGSARGVCISGDYAYVTTEKKGLLIVDIRNPYKPVIQGSIITNYAWAVHVLDKYAYVANSFGGLAVIDISNPVNPKLVKNINIPSSAVGVHVVGNYAYVANWDAGLTIIDISSLANFDISKNGNDVHGRINGIYATDDYAYVINNNTGLNIIKTGDMTNSKVITSIKSRDRAFEIDVSRNYGYIADGKNGLQIIDVINPFDAKIIQGINTSGTAVDVCVADNYAYVLNSNGDLQIINIFNNIPKIVGIINNSGNVYGIDVSDNYIYTANGLSGLEVTNINDRANPKIIGHIDTKGNAAGVFISGNYGYIANGNDGFKIIDIRSKPLKNRIVNSIDTPGYASGIYVSGDFAYVADERGGLQIIDINDPGSPVLVNSFAAYYASKIFVSNKYIYVADGSSTFVLHKLSTSAFLHNAKVINNKIIKAVVPKELIPGKYNIKIINSLNEQVVFHNELVISSSNK, from the coding sequence ATGAAACTAAAGATAACCTTTATGTTCTTATTGTTTTTCAGCGGCCGTTTCAGGATTTTGCATGCAGAAGCTCCTGTTATTGAATCGGTTACTCCGCAGACAGGCAGTATGACCTCTGCGACTGAAATAACTATTACCGGCAATAAGTTTGATAGTTCATGCAGGGTATACGTCGAAGCAGGAGGCCCGTACATGACAGGTTACATGGAAACCAAAGGATGGGCGTGCGGAGTCTATGTGTCTGGTAATTATGCATATGTGGCAGATGCATGGGCAGGATTGCAAATAATAGATATAGGGAATCCCTTTGAGCCTAAGAAGGTAAGCATGATTGATACGCCGGGTTGTGCATGCGGCATATATGTATCAGGCAATTACGGTTATGTTGCAGATTGGGACAAAGGATTGCAGATAATTGATATAAGTAACCCTGTTAATCCCAGGATAGTAAGCGCCATAGATACTAACGGTTATGCGGTTAAAGTATATGTATCAAGCAATTATGCGTATGTCGCAAACGAAAATAATGGGCTGCAGGTAATAGATATCAGTAATCCTTCAAAGCCAAATATAATAAGTAAAGTGGAAATTATAGGCAACATAACAGGAATATATATAACGGGGAGTTACGCTTATGTATCAGACAAAGATACAGGATTATATATTATTGATATAAGTAATGCAATTAATCCTTTTATCAACAGCCAGATAAATACTCCGGGCTATGCTTCCGGGGTGTATGTATCAGGCAATTATGCATATATTGCCGATGATGTAGCAGGTCTTGAGATAATTAATATTGTTAACCCTGCAAATCCCAGCATTGAAGGCCGGATTAATATACAAGGCCATGCGGTTGGAATATCAAAAGCAGGAAATTATGTTTATGTTTTAGAACGAGAAAGCGGGCTACAGGTAATAGACATAAGCAATCCTTCCAAACCTAACATAGTAAGCAAATTTAACATAGAAGGTGCAAGAGAGATTTTTATTTCAGGCAATTTTGGTTATATTGTGGAGGGGATAGGATTAAAGATACTTAATATAGGAAATCCAATCAGCCCTAATATTATAAACATTGTCGAGACGGATGATAAAGATTCACATATCGCCACCAAAAAATTAAAAAGTGACATAAATAAATTAAAATTTGAAGTGACGGGAGCCGTAAAGACAGGCGGGAACGCTGTCGGAGTACATGCGGCCGGTAAATATGTTTATGTGGCGGACTGGAAAACAGGTTTTAAGACAATAGATGTGAGCAATCCTTCCAATCCTGTCATTAGAGGCAGTGTCCAGACTGATTATGCATGGGAAATATATATATACGGTTATTACGCTTTTGTTGCGGACGGGATGTCAGGTTTAAAAATAATAAATATCAGCAACCCGGATAATCCGGCCATAGTCGGCAGTGTCAGTACCGGGGGGAATGCGATTGGAATTTGTGTTGAAGAAAATTACGCATATGTTGCAAATGAAGGGCAGGAAATAAAAATAATAGATATAACGGATCCTGAAAACCCCGTTGTGAGTGCCAGTATAGATACTCCCGGTTACACAAACGGACTTTATATTCTGGATAAGTTTTTGTATGTTGCGGATGGAGATAACGGTTTAGTGGTAATAGAAATAAGTGATCCTGCAAATCCTGTTGTAAAAAGCAGTATTAATCTTTCCGGTTCGGCACGCGGAGTATGTATATCAGGTGATTATGCCTATGTTACTACTGAAAAAAAAGGACTTTTGATTGTAGATATAAGAAATCCTTATAAGCCTGTTATACAGGGCAGTATAATCACTAATTATGCATGGGCGGTTCACGTTTTGGATAAATATGCTTATGTTGCTAATAGTTTTGGAGGATTAGCGGTAATAGATATAAGTAACCCGGTCAATCCTAAATTAGTAAAAAATATCAATATCCCAAGCAGTGCGGTTGGGGTACATGTTGTAGGTAATTATGCTTATGTTGCAAATTGGGATGCCGGATTGACAATAATAGATATCAGTTCCCTCGCTAATTTTGATATATCAAAAAATGGGAATGATGTGCATGGCCGTATAAATGGGATATATGCGACAGATGATTATGCCTATGTAATAAATAATAATACCGGGTTAAATATCATAAAGACTGGTGATATGACCAATTCTAAGGTAATAACCAGCATAAAAAGCCGTGACAGGGCGTTTGAAATCGATGTATCGCGTAATTATGGTTATATCGCAGACGGCAAAAATGGATTGCAAATAATAGATGTAATTAACCCTTTTGATGCCAAAATAATACAAGGCATTAATACCAGCGGCACTGCTGTTGATGTTTGTGTAGCGGATAATTACGCGTATGTCTTGAATAGTAATGGAGATTTACAGATTATAAATATATTTAATAATATCCCTAAAATTGTCGGTATTATTAATAACAGCGGCAATGTGTATGGTATTGATGTGTCAGATAATTATATTTATACTGCAAATGGTTTATCAGGGCTCGAAGTAACCAACATCAATGATCGTGCCAATCCAAAAATAATCGGCCATATCGATACTAAAGGTAACGCGGCCGGAGTGTTTATATCCGGTAATTATGGTTATATTGCAAACGGGAATGACGGATTTAAGATAATAGACATACGCAGCAAACCTTTGAAAAATAGAATAGTAAACAGTATCGATACCCCGGGTTACGCGAGCGGGATTTATGTGTCCGGTGATTTTGCATATGTTGCGGATGAAAGAGGCGGGCTCCAGATAATAGACATAAACGATCCTGGCAGTCCTGTATTGGTAAATTCTTTTGCAGCATATTACGCGTCAAAAATATTTGTATCAAATAAATATATATATGTTGCTGACGGAAGTTCTACGTTTGTACTGCACAAATTAAGCACAAGCGCTTTTCTTCACAATGCGAAGGTAATCAATAATAAAATAATAAAAGCCGTTGTCCCAAAGGAATTGATACCGGGTAAATATAATATAAAAATAATTAATTCCTTAAATGAGCAGGTTGTTTTTCATAATGAGCTTGTAATTTCCTCCTCAAACAAATAA